Genomic window (Propionibacteriaceae bacterium ZF39):
CGGACATTCGGCGCAGGACGCCGCGCTCGGTGCCGACCTGGATCGGCGTGGTGCGCGAGCGCTCCCCCGCGTCCATGAGCGTGAGACCCGACTCGACATAGTCCGACCACACGGCGGAGAAGTCGCCGGCGATCTCATGCGTCCGCGGACCCGAGCTCTCCATGAGCTGGTCGAGGTTGGCCGAGGCCCGCCCGACCTGGCGCCAATCGGCCGCACCATCCGCGAGCTGGCCCTGGGCCACGACGGCGTACGACGACGGGTCCGAGCCGAACACCGCCTGCTGCACCCGCCCGGCCGCGGCCGATCCGGCATCGCCGACGATCAGCGAATACCACTTCATCGGCGCCATCGTCACCGACGCCCCGATGAAGCCGAACAGCATCTTCAGCGCCTGCCCGATGCCCACGTCCTCGGCCTGCACGGCGGCCGGGGCGATCCGCTCCCCACGGAACAGGCCGGCGTGCCGGGACAGCACCGCAGCGGCCATGTCGTTGGCCGCCATGGGCGCGTCGTCGATATAGACGGCCTGGGAACCGTGCTGACGCGGCAGGGGTACGCCATCGTCGAGCGACAACAGTCCTGCTCGCACGTGGTCCGAAATCGCGGTCGCATCGAGGTTGCGATAGAACGACCGCACGAGCCGCAGCGTCGTGCCGAACGGCGCCGGCACTCCGTCGAGCGGCCCCGCGTCGAGGTCGGACCACAGGCCCGCCACCCCGGCCACGCAGGCGGCGGCATTCGGGGCGATCTCGACGGGGTCGGTGCTGGCGCGCAAGACCGAATGGCCGAGGCCGGGCCCGCGGGACTCCTCGGGCGCGATGAGCAGGTTGTGCCAGCCCTCGCGGGCCAGGTCGGCCGCCACCGGACCCGAATCGGGTCGGGTCACGACCATGCGGATGAGGTCGACGCGGCCGACGGCCGAGGTGTTGAGGATCGCCTCGTGCAACCGGTGCTCGACCTCGCCCGGGATGCCGGGCGCCCCGGCGAAGGCGGGAACCAGCACCACGAGACGGACCGATTCGAACCGCTGCGAGGTCAGGACCTGTTCGACCGTCGTGCCGACCGAGCGTCCGCCCTGCACGCGCAGGGCCGGGGTCTGGCCGCGGGCCGGGGTCCCGGCGGACCAGGCGGAGGTCTCCACCCACAGGAACGGGTGCAGCAGCTCGGTCGCCGACCAGTCGGCGAGCGCGTCGCCCACGGCGGTCAGCGGACCGGGCGGGCAGGCGAGCACGACGAGTGACGCCATCAGAAGGCACCTCCGATGCCAGGCATTTCTATTTTCTTCTCCGCCAACGAGATCGGGGCCTGACGCGAGCCGGCCACCGGGTTGGCGGCCTGCCGCTCGGCATCGTCGATCATGGTCGCGAGTTCGGCACAGGCCCACCACACATCGGGCGCCAGATCGCGGAAGATCGGAGACTGGGCCGCCACGGCCCGATCGTCGATGACCGAGAACGTGCCGCCACCGGGAGCGCCGTCATCGCCGGGCGCCATGAAGTGGGTGCCGGCCAGGTCGCGGACCGCCGCGAGGAAGGAGCGGGCGGCCTCCGCGCGCGAGGCGATGTCGGCGGCCGTGTCGGCCCCCGGCACCCGGGACTGCGCGCCCGAGCCGATGTCGCCGTCGCGCAGCCAGTCGACGAGGAGGTCCTTGCCGGACCGCTCGACGATGCCGGCCGACGGGCCGAGGGCGTTGCCGTCGAAGACCCCGCGCAGGATCCGATAGGGGGCGAGCGAGCCCATCACCGGGTTCTGGTGGGAGCGGGCCATCGCGAGCAGGATCGACTCGAGCACCGCGGGCAGCCAGTCATAGGAGGCCTTGAACCGCTCCGGCGGGGTGAGCAGAGGATGCGGGAACTCGACCCACGTGCGGTTCTGGCGGTCGAAGACCTCGACGGGCCGGTTGAACGGTGCCTCCGGGATGCGGATCGCACCGACCACCTGGCCGAGGAACCAGCCCGCGACCATGGCCCGGCGCTCGACCTCGGCCATCGGCAGGGCGGCGTGCAGCGGCCGCGACCGTCGGTTGGCCCAGAACGCCTCCCGGCCGGCGGGCGAGGTGGTCGACCACTGCTCGGCGACGGGCCGCAGCACGGAGTCGAAGCAGATCGGTGCATACAGCGGATAGGACCCGAAGATGTCGAGGCGGCGCACGTGATCGGAGTCGTTGATCGACTTCAGATAGTTGTCGCGGGTCGAGCCGTCGATCTGGTTGTTGTTGATGATCACGCGCTCGAGATCGCCCGCGACCGGCAGGTCGGCGAACGGCACGGCCGAGAACTTGAAGCGATATTCGACCCCGCGCCCGCCGTGCAGCAGGGCGACCGCGGCATCGTTGGCCGAGATCAGCGGCAGGGCCAGGGTCAGCGCCTGGTTGAACTTGCCGGCCATGTCGTCGACCCGCGCCTGGCGCTCCGACTCGGCAGCCCCGACGCCGCGGACATAGTCGCGCAGCGACATGGAACAGAACCGGTGGAACGACTGCTCGGGCCGCGCCACGAACATCCGGGCGCGATTGAGCAACTCGAACGGCCGGGCATGCACGTCGAACCGGGCGCGCGACGGCACGATCGACTCCCCCGTGTGGGGATTGGTCTGGAACGCCCGGCAGGCCCAGGCCGACGTCAGTTCGATCAGGCCACCGGGCGGGCGTACGCCTCCGGTTGTCTCCCACAGCCCGGAGATCACGCGGCGGGCCACCCCACCCCGGGCCTGGCCGAAGCCTATCCGGCTGGCGGGGTTGTCCTCGGTCGCGACGGCGGCCTGCAGGTCGGCCATGTATTGCGGCAGGAACTGCGTCGAGCTCGTCAGCAGCACCTCGTTGTTGGCCTCGTCGAAACGCTCGGGCGCCTTCAGGTCCGAATCGGAGGGCCATGCGGAGTATTCGTTGGTGGCCAGGCGGGCGAGACCGTCATGGCGCGCCGCCGACCCGCGGGCCTGTTCGAGCAGGCGCTGCTGCTCGGAGATCGCCTCGCCGAGCGGGTTGAGGACGTCGCCGATGAAGTGGGTCAGAACCTCGGCGAGCATGCCGGAGGCCTTGGCATAGACATGCTGGCGTACCCGGTCGGCCACCCCGTTGGAGAGGGCCGTCATGATCTGCTGGCCGCCGGCGATCTTGCCGCGGATGCCGTTGAGCGCGATGGCGACCTGCTGGGGCACCTCGGCGATGTCGTTGCTGTCCCACCGGCGCAGCTCGGTCGCCGCCGGGATGACCGCTTCCTTCAGGTGGGCCCGCAGCCGCTCCACGAAGGCGGACGCATAGGGCAGACCGTGGTCCGAGATCGCGGCGCTGACCGTGTCGATCAGTCGGTTGAGCAGGTCCTGATGCCAGGCGAATGCCCACAGATAGGCCTCGCGCGTCGCGCCCTCCGACAGCATCGCGCGCCGCGAGTTGAGGACGTTGGACAGGATGGGCGTCCACTGGTTGGCCTCGTGACCGTCCGGCGGCGGAAGCTGGTTCATGACCTGCGTGGTCACGATCTGGTACGCCGCAGTGGTCACGGCCTCCTGCGGCATCGCGTCACCCATCAGCCACTGCGCCAGGCCCTGGGAGTCGCGCGCGGAGGCCGTGTTGAACATGCGCAGGCGGGAGAGCAGCGCCCCCCACTGCGAGTTGAGCAGTGCCCGCACCTGCTCGGTGCCGGAGGCCGTATTGCCCTCCTGCAGGTGGCCGTCCAGCAGCCGGTCGACCGCCGAGCGGGCGATCCGCTGGGCCGCATACTCGGCGTACCGATCGCGGCCCATCGACAGCGACGCGAACCCGAACGAGCCCCACGGCAGCGGGTCGCCCTGGGCGCCCCAGCCGAGATAGGACGAATCGGGCGGCACGGAGCCGGTGTTGCCGAGGTCGTAGGAGACGAACTGATCGGTCGCCGACTCCGACATCATCATTCCCGACAGGCCGCGGGCGAGGCCGCGATAGACGGCCTTGGGCGAGCCGTCGCCGAACATGGTGCGCTGCGAGCCGACGAAGCGGCCGACCGGGAAGACGCGGGCGAACGGGATGGCCGCTCCGGTGCCGTACTGCTGGCCGAGCGCGTTCAGCGTGTCGACGTCGTGCTCCTGCGCGGACCCGGTCTGGGACGCGACGATCTCACCCAGCATGGCGAGGGCGTTGGAGCGTACGCCCGAGCGCGCGCTCTCCGGCAGCGAGTCGAAGATGTCGGACGACACCATGAAGACGGCCATCAGCTTGGGATCGAGGCCGCTGATCGTGGTGAGGAGGCGGCACACATCGAGCGCCATCGACGCACCGGCGCCGCCGGCCATGGAGGAAACGACGAGGACGATGGGGACTTCGTTCTCCGAGTACGCCCCCATGCGCAGCCGGGCCGCCGCCGCCTTCATGTCGGCGTGGGTCTCGACGCGATGGAGGTCCTCCCAGGCCGCCACGAGACCGGAGCGGACGACATCGGCCTTCGACAGCGTGATCATGCGGCCGACCGCACGATACTGGCCGGCGCCGACGGAGATGGGCGTCGCGACCGCACCGGGATTCCGTGGCGCCCAGGTCGCGATCGAGCCGAGTGCCTTGGTGGAGGCGAGCTTGCGCGAGACCGCGAAGTCGAGGTCGGCGTACGACCCCGCCTTGGGGCCCAGGCCGAAGTAGCGGCCGCCCTGGTGCTCGACGTTGCCGAGCCCGTCGGGACCACCCTCCTCCGCGCTCGGCACATCGAGGTGCACGAACTGCCAGCCGCGCGGCAACTGGTCGACGCCCTCGGCAGCGAGGTCGGAGCGCAGCTGATCCATCATGTAGGCCAGCGTGGAGCCGCCGGATCCACCGCAGCCCACCACCAAGAATCGCCTCATGTGCCGTGAACTCCCATCGTCGTTGTGGCCGGGGCAGGCCCCGGCACGCGCTTAAGCAGCCTAGGCCCTTTCATGGCCAGGTCGTCTCCCCATTCAGCCGAACGGATTCCGGCCGAACGGGTTCTGCGGGTGTCCCTGTTGTGGCCCCGGGGCCGGGGGTTGCGGCTGGTGCTGCTGTGGACCGGGACCTGGTTGCGGCGCCTGGGGATACTGCGGCTGCCCGCCCGGTCCGGGCTGTGCTCCCCCGCCGAACGGATTGGCGGCCGGGCCGGGTTGGCCGGGTTGGCCGGGTTGGCCGCCGCCGCCGAAGGGATTGCCACCACCCTGGCCGGGGCCGCCCTGACCGGAGGCGCCCCCGGTGTTGAGCCCACTCAGGGTGCTGAAGAGCTGGGGGCCACGACGATTGAGATCGTCGACGAGCTCCTGCCGCTGCTGGGGGGTTGCGTCGCCGGCCACGAGGAGCACGGCGGTGGCACGATCGGCCGGTCCGGTCGGATCGTGCAGCAGCACCCAGTTGTTGTGCACCGCGAGCGGCAGCCGGGCCGCGTTGTTCTTGCCCGCGGGGACGGGATGGGCCGAGGACAGCCCGACCTGCTGACCGGACTCGACGATCACCTCGCCCGCGCCGAACGGCGACTTCCCCGCCCTTGTCTGCAGGGTGACCCCACCGACATCGAGCGACCGGGCACCCCCGGACGGGATCCGCGCCATGTCACGCAGGTCCCCGCCCTGCAGCATCAGCGGCGAACCGTCGCGCAGCAGGGTGGAACCGCTCACCTGGAGGGGCACCTGCTGGGTCAGCAGCGGACGCGCCGGGATCTTGGCCGTGGCCCACTTGGTCAGATAGAGCAGCGCCAGCGGGATGCCCGGGCCCAGCACGAGGGCGGCGATCAGGGTGAGGACGAAGTTGGTGGTGTTGAGAGGACGGCGTACCTCGGCGGAATAGTCCACCGTGAAGTCCTGCACCTTGTCGGGTGAATCGAGCGACGCCATCTTGGCGACGAAGGTGCCGGTCAGTCCGCCGGACCCGGTCTGGGGGCTCGTCAGCGTGAGCGGCAGATCCTGGCTGGAGCCGGCCTCGATCCGGACGCAGGTGTCGGTGCTGCTCGCCGGCGACGTCAGGCTGACCGAAGTGATCTCCGCAGGACCGGTGGTGATCGCCGGCGGCGTGGTCGAATCGAGCCAGACACAGCCGGGCCCGTGGGCGGTCAGGACGCCGGACAGATTGACCGGCCCTTCGACCGAACCGAAGTTGACGTGCTGATCCACCCGGCCGAACCCGGCGGGTGCGATCACCGTGAACGGGATATCGGCGAGCTGGGGCCGCAGCGGGGTGCCCGGCACGTTCTCACCCGTCCGCGGGTCCTGCCAGCCGGCCGTCGTCACGTTCAGCGAGAGCCGGACAGAAGCGGGGCCGGGCTGGAGGTTGCTCGCATCGAGCTGCTGGGGCTTGGCGATGTCGTCACGACCCAGCCCATTGGCGATCGGGGTCTGGTTGCCGTCGGCATCGATCAGCGTCGCGTCCATCGACACCTGGCCCAGCAGTCGGCTCGGGTCGATCGTCTGCTTGTCCGCATTCTCGAGGCCGAAGGTGACCTGGGCGGTGTCACCTGCGCGGATCTCGGCGTCCTGCGCTCCCGGCCAGGCCGGGAACACATTGCCGGAGATATGGATCGACGTACGCGACTTCGCCTGCGGGTTGGCACCGGTCGGGTCGAAGAAGATCAGGCGCCAGCGACCCGTCCAGGCCGGGTTGGAACCTTCGGAGTCGAGGGTGGCCGAGAAGGTCTTCTTCGACATCCACGTGTAGGCGACCTTCACCCCGTCGCTCTCGAGGGTCTGGGGATCGCCCGCGGCGGAGCGCTTCAGTTCGATCTGCTTGTCGCCGGGGCTGACGAGCACGATGCGGGGCTCGTCGATATCGCCCGAGCCCAGGATCGAGACCGAGTTGATCGAGGCGTCCAGGACGAAGCTGTGGGCACCTTCTTCACAGAGCTGCGCCTGCTCGCCCTGGCAATAGGAGCCTTCCTGCGTGGTCGCGGCACCGGTGATCCGGTCGAACGCCTGGAGGAGGGTGTCAATGTCGGCGGCCAGCGCGAACTGGCCGTTGCCGGGCTGTGCGCCACAGTTGCCGGTGCCCTCGACGACGCGTCGCATCAGGTCGAAGTCGGAGGCCTGGGAACCGCCCGCGGTGAGCCCGACGCCGAACATCGTGATGGGCACGACTCGGGTCTGGTCGGCCAGACCGCCGGGGCGGCACAGCGACTCGGTCGCGGCTGCCTTGGCCCGATCACGATCGGCCGGGCTGCGCAGCGGGTTCTCCGGGTCATAGGGCCGGTCGATCGGGTTCGCGTCCTCGTCGGGCGCGCGGTCGATGTCCAGCGCACCATCGGAGAAGAACACGATCGCCTGGCACGAATCGGGGGCGGCCTGCTTGCGCTCGTTGAGCGCCTGACGCGC
Coding sequences:
- a CDS encoding tubulin-like doman-containing protein; this encodes MRRFLVVGCGGSGGSTLAYMMDQLRSDLAAEGVDQLPRGWQFVHLDVPSAEEGGPDGLGNVEHQGGRYFGLGPKAGSYADLDFAVSRKLASTKALGSIATWAPRNPGAVATPISVGAGQYRAVGRMITLSKADVVRSGLVAAWEDLHRVETHADMKAAAARLRMGAYSENEVPIVLVVSSMAGGAGASMALDVCRLLTTISGLDPKLMAVFMVSSDIFDSLPESARSGVRSNALAMLGEIVASQTGSAQEHDVDTLNALGQQYGTGAAIPFARVFPVGRFVGSQRTMFGDGSPKAVYRGLARGLSGMMMSESATDQFVSYDLGNTGSVPPDSSYLGWGAQGDPLPWGSFGFASLSMGRDRYAEYAAQRIARSAVDRLLDGHLQEGNTASGTEQVRALLNSQWGALLSRLRMFNTASARDSQGLAQWLMGDAMPQEAVTTAAYQIVTTQVMNQLPPPDGHEANQWTPILSNVLNSRRAMLSEGATREAYLWAFAWHQDLLNRLIDTVSAAISDHGLPYASAFVERLRAHLKEAVIPAATELRRWDSNDIAEVPQQVAIALNGIRGKIAGGQQIMTALSNGVADRVRQHVYAKASGMLAEVLTHFIGDVLNPLGEAISEQQRLLEQARGSAARHDGLARLATNEYSAWPSDSDLKAPERFDEANNEVLLTSSTQFLPQYMADLQAAVATEDNPASRIGFGQARGGVARRVISGLWETTGGVRPPGGLIELTSAWACRAFQTNPHTGESIVPSRARFDVHARPFELLNRARMFVARPEQSFHRFCSMSLRDYVRGVGAAESERQARVDDMAGKFNQALTLALPLISANDAAVALLHGGRGVEYRFKFSAVPFADLPVAGDLERVIINNNQIDGSTRDNYLKSINDSDHVRRLDIFGSYPLYAPICFDSVLRPVAEQWSTTSPAGREAFWANRRSRPLHAALPMAEVERRAMVAGWFLGQVVGAIRIPEAPFNRPVEVFDRQNRTWVEFPHPLLTPPERFKASYDWLPAVLESILLAMARSHQNPVMGSLAPYRILRGVFDGNALGPSAGIVERSGKDLLVDWLRDGDIGSGAQSRVPGADTAADIASRAEAARSFLAAVRDLAGTHFMAPGDDGAPGGGTFSVIDDRAVAAQSPIFRDLAPDVWWACAELATMIDDAERQAANPVAGSRQAPISLAEKKIEMPGIGGAF
- a CDS encoding vWA domain-containing protein, which codes for MSLLHKTVRLVLAAVLLAGGVVLLGLTRSTPAYAADTAADRYVACLNGSKRGDLLVLIDTSASLQSSDAEAARIAAGEYLLRRLAKSADEGALSLNISLAGFANRYEPGTQWNELNPGSVDRVITDIRDYRNRNSGFGTDYWLGLDGARQALNERKQAAPDSCQAIVFFSDGALDIDRAPDEDANPIDRPYDPENPLRSPADRDRAKAAATESLCRPGGLADQTRVVPITMFGVGLTAGGSQASDFDLMRRVVEGTGNCGAQPGNGQFALAADIDTLLQAFDRITGAATTQEGSYCQGEQAQLCEEGAHSFVLDASINSVSILGSGDIDEPRIVLVSPGDKQIELKRSAAGDPQTLESDGVKVAYTWMSKKTFSATLDSEGSNPAWTGRWRLIFFDPTGANPQAKSRTSIHISGNVFPAWPGAQDAEIRAGDTAQVTFGLENADKQTIDPSRLLGQVSMDATLIDADGNQTPIANGLGRDDIAKPQQLDASNLQPGPASVRLSLNVTTAGWQDPRTGENVPGTPLRPQLADIPFTVIAPAGFGRVDQHVNFGSVEGPVNLSGVLTAHGPGCVWLDSTTPPAITTGPAEITSVSLTSPASSTDTCVRIEAGSSQDLPLTLTSPQTGSGGLTGTFVAKMASLDSPDKVQDFTVDYSAEVRRPLNTTNFVLTLIAALVLGPGIPLALLYLTKWATAKIPARPLLTQQVPLQVSGSTLLRDGSPLMLQGGDLRDMARIPSGGARSLDVGGVTLQTRAGKSPFGAGEVIVESGQQVGLSSAHPVPAGKNNAARLPLAVHNNWVLLHDPTGPADRATAVLLVAGDATPQQRQELVDDLNRRGPQLFSTLSGLNTGGASGQGGPGQGGGNPFGGGGQPGQPGQPGPAANPFGGGAQPGPGGQPQYPQAPQPGPGPQQHQPQPPAPGPQQGHPQNPFGRNPFG